The following are from one region of the Vitis riparia cultivar Riparia Gloire de Montpellier isolate 1030 chromosome 9, EGFV_Vit.rip_1.0, whole genome shotgun sequence genome:
- the LOC117921987 gene encoding AT-rich interactive domain-containing protein 4-like isoform X1 yields MLHTQGISNHTCGLLAVTCGKTSECKQEHETSNDRPRYPFPDFVSLGRLEVQTLTSPSPDEFRRVFESVQPNFVYFQGEQLQNDEVGSLVWGGVELSSAEDICGLFGSKLPTTVYIEIPNGEKLAEALHSKGIPYVIYWKNAFSCYAACHFRNALFSVVQRYVVIYFSSTHTWDAFQLAYASFRLYCVRNNHVLPANSHKVSGKLGPRLLGDPATIDVPPPEVDAGEDEEGSLGTLPAIKIYDDDVGIRFLVCGEPCMLDSCLFESLEDGLNALLSIEIRGSKLHNRVSAPPPPLQAGTFSRGVVTMRCDLSTCSSAHISLLVSGSAQTCFDDQLLENNIKKEVTEQSQLVHALPYSEGNKPPLSEPRRSASIACGAAVFEVCAKVPAWASQVLRQLAPDVSYRSLVALGIASIQGLAVASFEKDDADRLLFFCTRQGKYIHPNNFTPSRLPSWLKPPPPSRKRVEPSQDTSPGHHNGLVFANQATSRRIDKEDKKTGLVNGVTMPLLPARQRLKVAAMRPIPHIRHHKMLPFSGISEADGHDGGQVKANLSVPPPTKHSIVGSTSAMHRKSFSSSYQAKQIISLNPLPLKKHGCGRSPIRVCSEEEFLKDVMQFLNLRGHTRLIPQGGLAEFPDAILNAKRLDLYNLYREVVSRGGFHVGNGINWKGQVFSKMRNHTVTNRMTGVGNTLKRHYETYLLEYELAHDDVDGECCLLCHSSAAGDWVNCGICGEWAHFGCDRRQGLGAFKDYAKTDGLEYICPQCSVTNFKKKANKAPNGFS; encoded by the exons ATGTTGCATACTCAAGGAATTTCAAATCACACTTGTGGTCTCCTTGCAGTCACATGTGGGAAAACTTCTGAATGTAAACAGGAGCATGAAACTTCGAATGATCGACCAAGATACCCTTTTCCTGACTTTGTTTCTTTGGGGCGATTGGAG GTTCAAACGCTGACCAGTCCGAGTCCTGATGAGTTTCGTAGAGTTTTTGAATCAGTTCAGCCAAATTTTGTGTACTTTCAAGGAGAACAGCTTCAGAATGATGAAGTTGGGTCTCTAGTATGGGGAGGTGTTGAGTTGTCCAGTGCAGAAGATATATGTGGGCTCTTTGGTTCCAAATTGCCAACCACT GTTTATATTGAGATCCCAAATGGAGAAAAATTGGCAGAGGCACTTCACTCTAAG GGAATCCCATATGTGATATATTGGAAGAATGCATTTTCTTGTTATGCAGCTTGCCATTTTCGTAATGCATTATTTTCAGTGGTACAGAGGTATGTTGTCATTTACTT CTCATCTACTCATACATGGGATGCTTTCCAACTTGCATATGCATCCTTTAGACTTTACTGTGTTCGCAATAACCATGTCCTTCCAGCCAACAGCCACAAAGTTAGTGGTAAGTTGGGTCCACGCCTTCTTGGGGACCCTGCAACAATTGATGTTCCTCCTCCTGAGGTAGATGCTGGGGAAGATGAAGAAGGCTCTCTGGGCACTCTTCCTGCTATAAAGATATATGATGATGATGTGGGCATTAGGTTTCTTGTTTGTGGAGAGCCATGCATGTTG gaTTCATGCTTATTCGAATCTTTAGAAGATGGTCTCAATGCCCTCTTGAGCATTGAA ATACGCGGGAGCAAACTTCATAACAGAGTTAG TGCCCCTCCACCACCTCTTCAGGCAGGGACGTTTTCTCGTGGTGTTGTGACCATGCGATGTGATTTATCAACCTGTAGTTCAGCTCATATCTCGCTTCTGGTCTCAGGTAGTGCACAAACTTGCTTTGATGATCAG CTCTTGGAGAATAATATAAAGAAGGAAGTCACTGAACAGAGTCAACTAGTTCATGCACTGCCATACTCTGAGGGAAACAAGCCACCTTTGTCTGAACCTCGGAGGTCTGCTTCAATTGCTTGTGGGGCAGCAGTATTTGAAGTTTGTGCCAAAGTTCCTGCTTGGGCTTCACAG GTTCTGAGGCAGCTCGCTCCAGATGTTTCCTATCGTAGTTTAGTTGCACTTGGCATTGCTAGCATTCAAGGATTGGCTGTTGCTTCTTTTGAGAAAGATGATGCCGATCGCCTTCTTTTCTTCTGTACAAGGCAGGGTAAATATATCCATCCTAACAATTTTACTCCCAGCAGGCTTCCAAGCTGGTTGAAACCACCTCCTCCTAGTAGAAAGAGAGTTGAACCATCCCAGGACACAAGTCCTGGTCATCATAATGGTCTCGTGTTTGCAAATCAAGCTACTTCTAGAAGGATAgacaaagaagacaaaaaaactGGATTAGTGAATGGTGTGACCATGCCTCTACTACCTGCTCGGCAGAGACTGAAAGTTGCTGCAATGAGGCCTATTCCTCATATTCGTCACCATAAAATGTTGCCCTTTTCTGGAATTTCTGAGGCAGATGGGCATGATGGAGGCCAAGTTAAGGCTAACTTGTCAGTGCCCCCCCCTACGAAGCATAGTATTGTAGGATCAACTTCTGCAATGCAtcgaaaatcattttcaagctCATATCAAGCAAAGCAGATAATTTCCTTGAATCCCCTGCCTTTGAAGAAACATGGTTGTGGCAGAAGCCCTATACGGGTTTGCTCTGAG GAGGAGTTTCTAAAGGATGTGATGCAGTTTTTAAACCTTCGTGGACACACTCGTCTCATTCCTCAAGGAGGACTTGCCGAGTTCCCTGATGCTATTCTCAATGCAAAGCGTCTTGACCTCTATAACTTGTATAGGGAG GTGGTTTCAAGAGGTGGCTTTCATGTTGGCAATGGCATCAACTGGAAAGGACAGGTGTTCTCCAAGATGCGCAATCACACGGTCACTAACCGAATGACT GGTGTCGGGAATACACTGAAGAGACATTATGAAACTTACCTTTTAGAATATGAATTAGCACATGACGATGTAGATGGAGAGTGCTGCTTGTTGTGTCACAG TAGTGCAGCAGGGGATTGGGTGAACTGTGGCATTTGTGGTGAGTGGGCCCACTTTGGCTGTGATAGAAGGCAGGGCCTTGGTGCCTTCAAG GATTATGCAAAAACAGATGGGCTAGAATACATTTGTCCACAATGCAGCGTTACAAATTTTAAGAAGAAAGCGAATAAAGCCCCAAATGGTTTCTCCTGA
- the LOC117921988 gene encoding FCS-Like Zinc finger 17-like — MSPLNVEEEGHEGKRRPNFPGHESFKRSSVDPVGLRILTQFSHGESNLVLKSACRLRVPTPPPPSGASPESCFLKSCYLCNKELTPDKDIYMRGDEGFCSVECRNRQIVMDETKEIETSTKKILASSRHCRSAGGCETCVLLEDLRRRRKPISRHKNQALVS; from the exons ATGAGCCCCTTGAATGTGGAAGAAGAGGGCCATGAGGGCAAGAGGAGACCCAACTTCCCAGGCCATGAAAGCTTCAAGAGAAGCTCAGTCGATCCTGTTGGGTTGAGAATCCTTACACAGTTCTCACATGGCGAATCCAACCTTGTCCTTAAATCTGCATGCAGGTTGAGGGTTCCAACCCCTCCTCCACCCAGTGGCGCCTCTCCTGAGAGTTGCTTTCTCAAATCATGTTATCTCTGCAACAAGGAGTTAACCCCTGATAAAGACATATACATGAG GGGTGATGAAGGCTTTTGCAGTGTAGAGTGCAGGAACAGACAGATAGTAATGGATGAAACGAAAGAAATAGAGACTTCAACCAAGAAAATTCTAGCATCTTCCCGGCATTGCCGCTCTGCTGGTGGGTGTGAGACCTGTGTGCTCCTAGAGGACCTTCGGCGGCGAAGGAAGCCAATCTCTCGCCATAAAAATCAAGCATTAGTCTCATAG
- the LOC117921987 gene encoding AT-rich interactive domain-containing protein 4-like isoform X2 encodes MLHTQGISNHTCGLLAVTCGKTSECKQEHETSNDRPRYPFPDFVSLGRLEVQTLTSPSPDEFRRVFESVQPNFVYFQGEQLQNDEVGSLVWGGVELSSAEDICGLFGSKLPTTVYIEIPNGEKLAEALHSKGIPYVIYWKNAFSCYAACHFRNALFSVVQSSSTHTWDAFQLAYASFRLYCVRNNHVLPANSHKVSGKLGPRLLGDPATIDVPPPEVDAGEDEEGSLGTLPAIKIYDDDVGIRFLVCGEPCMLDSCLFESLEDGLNALLSIEIRGSKLHNRVSAPPPPLQAGTFSRGVVTMRCDLSTCSSAHISLLVSGSAQTCFDDQLLENNIKKEVTEQSQLVHALPYSEGNKPPLSEPRRSASIACGAAVFEVCAKVPAWASQVLRQLAPDVSYRSLVALGIASIQGLAVASFEKDDADRLLFFCTRQGKYIHPNNFTPSRLPSWLKPPPPSRKRVEPSQDTSPGHHNGLVFANQATSRRIDKEDKKTGLVNGVTMPLLPARQRLKVAAMRPIPHIRHHKMLPFSGISEADGHDGGQVKANLSVPPPTKHSIVGSTSAMHRKSFSSSYQAKQIISLNPLPLKKHGCGRSPIRVCSEEEFLKDVMQFLNLRGHTRLIPQGGLAEFPDAILNAKRLDLYNLYREVVSRGGFHVGNGINWKGQVFSKMRNHTVTNRMTGVGNTLKRHYETYLLEYELAHDDVDGECCLLCHSSAAGDWVNCGICGEWAHFGCDRRQGLGAFKDYAKTDGLEYICPQCSVTNFKKKANKAPNGFS; translated from the exons ATGTTGCATACTCAAGGAATTTCAAATCACACTTGTGGTCTCCTTGCAGTCACATGTGGGAAAACTTCTGAATGTAAACAGGAGCATGAAACTTCGAATGATCGACCAAGATACCCTTTTCCTGACTTTGTTTCTTTGGGGCGATTGGAG GTTCAAACGCTGACCAGTCCGAGTCCTGATGAGTTTCGTAGAGTTTTTGAATCAGTTCAGCCAAATTTTGTGTACTTTCAAGGAGAACAGCTTCAGAATGATGAAGTTGGGTCTCTAGTATGGGGAGGTGTTGAGTTGTCCAGTGCAGAAGATATATGTGGGCTCTTTGGTTCCAAATTGCCAACCACT GTTTATATTGAGATCCCAAATGGAGAAAAATTGGCAGAGGCACTTCACTCTAAG GGAATCCCATATGTGATATATTGGAAGAATGCATTTTCTTGTTATGCAGCTTGCCATTTTCGTAATGCATTATTTTCAGTGGTACAGAG CTCATCTACTCATACATGGGATGCTTTCCAACTTGCATATGCATCCTTTAGACTTTACTGTGTTCGCAATAACCATGTCCTTCCAGCCAACAGCCACAAAGTTAGTGGTAAGTTGGGTCCACGCCTTCTTGGGGACCCTGCAACAATTGATGTTCCTCCTCCTGAGGTAGATGCTGGGGAAGATGAAGAAGGCTCTCTGGGCACTCTTCCTGCTATAAAGATATATGATGATGATGTGGGCATTAGGTTTCTTGTTTGTGGAGAGCCATGCATGTTG gaTTCATGCTTATTCGAATCTTTAGAAGATGGTCTCAATGCCCTCTTGAGCATTGAA ATACGCGGGAGCAAACTTCATAACAGAGTTAG TGCCCCTCCACCACCTCTTCAGGCAGGGACGTTTTCTCGTGGTGTTGTGACCATGCGATGTGATTTATCAACCTGTAGTTCAGCTCATATCTCGCTTCTGGTCTCAGGTAGTGCACAAACTTGCTTTGATGATCAG CTCTTGGAGAATAATATAAAGAAGGAAGTCACTGAACAGAGTCAACTAGTTCATGCACTGCCATACTCTGAGGGAAACAAGCCACCTTTGTCTGAACCTCGGAGGTCTGCTTCAATTGCTTGTGGGGCAGCAGTATTTGAAGTTTGTGCCAAAGTTCCTGCTTGGGCTTCACAG GTTCTGAGGCAGCTCGCTCCAGATGTTTCCTATCGTAGTTTAGTTGCACTTGGCATTGCTAGCATTCAAGGATTGGCTGTTGCTTCTTTTGAGAAAGATGATGCCGATCGCCTTCTTTTCTTCTGTACAAGGCAGGGTAAATATATCCATCCTAACAATTTTACTCCCAGCAGGCTTCCAAGCTGGTTGAAACCACCTCCTCCTAGTAGAAAGAGAGTTGAACCATCCCAGGACACAAGTCCTGGTCATCATAATGGTCTCGTGTTTGCAAATCAAGCTACTTCTAGAAGGATAgacaaagaagacaaaaaaactGGATTAGTGAATGGTGTGACCATGCCTCTACTACCTGCTCGGCAGAGACTGAAAGTTGCTGCAATGAGGCCTATTCCTCATATTCGTCACCATAAAATGTTGCCCTTTTCTGGAATTTCTGAGGCAGATGGGCATGATGGAGGCCAAGTTAAGGCTAACTTGTCAGTGCCCCCCCCTACGAAGCATAGTATTGTAGGATCAACTTCTGCAATGCAtcgaaaatcattttcaagctCATATCAAGCAAAGCAGATAATTTCCTTGAATCCCCTGCCTTTGAAGAAACATGGTTGTGGCAGAAGCCCTATACGGGTTTGCTCTGAG GAGGAGTTTCTAAAGGATGTGATGCAGTTTTTAAACCTTCGTGGACACACTCGTCTCATTCCTCAAGGAGGACTTGCCGAGTTCCCTGATGCTATTCTCAATGCAAAGCGTCTTGACCTCTATAACTTGTATAGGGAG GTGGTTTCAAGAGGTGGCTTTCATGTTGGCAATGGCATCAACTGGAAAGGACAGGTGTTCTCCAAGATGCGCAATCACACGGTCACTAACCGAATGACT GGTGTCGGGAATACACTGAAGAGACATTATGAAACTTACCTTTTAGAATATGAATTAGCACATGACGATGTAGATGGAGAGTGCTGCTTGTTGTGTCACAG TAGTGCAGCAGGGGATTGGGTGAACTGTGGCATTTGTGGTGAGTGGGCCCACTTTGGCTGTGATAGAAGGCAGGGCCTTGGTGCCTTCAAG GATTATGCAAAAACAGATGGGCTAGAATACATTTGTCCACAATGCAGCGTTACAAATTTTAAGAAGAAAGCGAATAAAGCCCCAAATGGTTTCTCCTGA